One segment of Comamonas thiooxydans DNA contains the following:
- a CDS encoding YebC/PmpR family DNA-binding transcriptional regulator, translating into MAGHSKWANIQHRKGRQDEKRGRIWTRIIREIMVAARQGGGDLSANPRLRLAVDKAKAANMPADNIKRNIDKATGNLDGVTYEEIRYEGYGIGGAAIIVDTMTDNRVRTVADVRHAFSKYGGNMGTEGSVAFQFKHVGQIMFAPGTDEEKVMEIALEAGAEDVITDDEGGIEVLTAPGDFEAVRDALQAAGFTTDMAEVTMRPENTIALEGDDAARMQKLLDMIEDLDDVQDVYHNAEL; encoded by the coding sequence GCAGGACACAGCAAATGGGCCAACATCCAGCACCGCAAGGGTCGCCAGGATGAAAAACGTGGCCGCATCTGGACGCGCATCATTCGTGAAATCATGGTTGCCGCCCGCCAGGGTGGGGGCGATCTGAGCGCCAACCCGCGTCTGCGTCTGGCGGTGGACAAGGCCAAGGCAGCCAATATGCCGGCCGACAATATCAAGCGCAATATCGACAAGGCCACCGGCAACCTCGACGGCGTGACCTACGAGGAAATCCGTTACGAAGGCTATGGCATCGGCGGCGCGGCCATCATTGTGGACACAATGACGGACAATCGCGTACGTACGGTGGCCGATGTTCGCCACGCATTCAGCAAGTACGGCGGCAATATGGGTACCGAAGGCTCGGTGGCCTTCCAGTTCAAGCATGTGGGTCAGATCATGTTTGCCCCCGGTACGGACGAAGAAAAAGTCATGGAGATCGCGCTGGAAGCTGGTGCCGAGGATGTGATCACCGATGACGAAGGTGGCATCGAGGTGCTGACGGCACCCGGCGACTTTGAAGCCGTGCGTGATGCACTGCAGGCTGCCGGCTTTACCACCGACATGGCCGAGGTGACCATGCGCCCCGAAAATACAATCGCTCTTGAAGGCGATGATGCAGCTCGCATGCAGAAGCTGCTGGACATGATTGAAGACTTGGATGACGTTCAGGACGTCTACCACAACGCAGAACTATGA